One region of Spirochaetota bacterium genomic DNA includes:
- a CDS encoding OFA family MFS transporter yields MTHHNKLFGLSPEAGRWVYVVTSLIMYLCLGSVYAYSIFLPVIKESFGVTASQGNLPFMIFLASFSVMMFFSGRIMEKYGPKKIAILGGLIVGLGWALSYFAGEMKNIYVLVLTYGIIAGGGVGIVYGCPINIAGKWFPDKKGLATGLMLAGFGGSALITGKLAGALIPSIGLSMTFLYFGIGFAIILILLALPIKTPEAGWKPAGWVPSAAAASAVDFDSSEMVKTSTFWGLFLAYIIGCLAGLMAIGISKPVGSEIIKIDGETATTLVGIFAIFNAVGRPLFGWLTDKITPKGAAILNLLIIIAVSIMMLMAKEGDVILYTVAFCGFWLILGGWLAIAPTTTAAFFGLKNYARNYGIVFFAYGLGAIIGGIISGQAKDVFGSYQVAFWPTLVLGVVGLMIVMALLKPPVKK; encoded by the coding sequence ATGACACATCACAACAAACTTTTTGGCCTGTCACCGGAAGCCGGGCGATGGGTGTACGTGGTTACTAGCTTAATAATGTATTTATGTCTTGGAAGTGTGTATGCGTATAGTATTTTCTTACCAGTAATTAAAGAAAGTTTTGGTGTTACAGCTTCCCAGGGTAATCTGCCATTTATGATCTTTTTGGCGTCATTTTCGGTAATGATGTTTTTCTCTGGAAGAATAATGGAAAAATATGGGCCAAAGAAAATAGCTATTCTTGGTGGCCTTATTGTTGGTCTTGGATGGGCACTGTCATACTTTGCTGGTGAAATGAAGAATATTTATGTATTAGTGTTAACATATGGTATTATCGCAGGTGGCGGTGTTGGTATTGTATATGGATGCCCCATTAATATTGCTGGTAAATGGTTCCCTGACAAGAAAGGTTTAGCAACCGGTCTTATGTTAGCTGGCTTTGGTGGATCAGCTCTAATAACTGGAAAATTGGCTGGTGCGCTAATTCCATCAATTGGACTCTCAATGACCTTCCTGTACTTTGGTATAGGTTTTGCAATTATTTTAATACTGCTTGCACTGCCAATTAAAACACCTGAAGCTGGATGGAAACCTGCTGGATGGGTCCCTTCAGCTGCTGCAGCAAGTGCAGTTGACTTTGATTCATCCGAAATGGTAAAAACCTCTACTTTCTGGGGACTTTTCCTGGCATATATTATCGGTTGTTTAGCAGGTTTAATGGCAATAGGTATATCCAAGCCAGTTGGTAGTGAAATAATCAAAATTGATGGGGAAACTGCAACTACCCTGGTAGGCATTTTTGCAATATTCAATGCAGTAGGACGCCCACTTTTTGGCTGGCTTACCGATAAGATCACTCCAAAAGGTGCTGCAATTCTGAACCTTTTGATTATCATAGCAGTTTCTATAATGATGCTCATGGCAAAAGAAGGCGATGTAATACTGTATACAGTAGCATTTTGCGGATTCTGGCTTATCCTAGGTGGGTGGCTTGCAATTGCTCCTACAACTACCGCTGCATTTTTTGGCTTAAAAAACTATGCCCGCAATTACGGCATAGTATTCTTTGCTTATGGCTTAGGTGCGATCATTGGTGGCATTATATCAGGACAGGCAAAGGATGTATTTGGCTCTTATCAGGTAGCTTTCTGGCCTACACTGGTACTAGGTGTAGTAGGTCTTATGATTGTTATGGCACTTCTCAAACCGCCAGTAAAGAAATAG